From a region of the Deinococcus terrestris genome:
- a CDS encoding isocitrate/isopropylmalate dehydrogenase family protein: MAKYRICLIEGDGIGHEVIPAARRVLEAAGLDAEYVTAEAGYEYFLDHGTSVPGATYEAVENTDATLFGAATSPSGEKPDGFFGAIRHLRRKYNLYANVRPTRTRPVPGAYENVDLVIVRENTQGLYVEQERRYGDTAIADTVITKEASDRIGKFAVDLALKRRGKLTVVHKANVLPVTQGLFMDSVLEQTQGVDGLSTNTMIVDNAAMQLVRNPSQFDVMVMTNMFGDILSDLAAGLVGGLGIAASGNVGDQFGIFESVHGSAPDIAGQGISNPTATMLASVLMLDHIGAHDVARRIDEAVNTVLTEGPRTRDLGGTAGTKEFTDAVIARL, from the coding sequence ATGGCGAAGTACCGCATCTGTTTGATTGAGGGAGACGGCATCGGCCACGAGGTCATCCCTGCCGCCCGCCGCGTGCTGGAAGCCGCTGGCCTTGACGCCGAGTACGTGACGGCCGAGGCAGGCTACGAGTACTTCCTCGACCACGGCACCAGCGTGCCGGGGGCCACCTACGAGGCCGTGGAGAATACCGACGCGACCCTGTTCGGCGCGGCGACCAGCCCCAGCGGCGAGAAGCCCGACGGCTTTTTCGGCGCGATCCGCCACCTGCGGCGCAAGTACAACCTGTACGCCAACGTGCGCCCCACCCGCACCCGCCCGGTGCCCGGCGCCTACGAGAACGTGGACCTCGTGATCGTGCGCGAGAACACCCAGGGCCTCTATGTCGAGCAGGAGCGGCGCTACGGCGACACAGCCATCGCCGACACCGTGATCACCAAGGAGGCCAGCGACCGCATCGGCAAGTTCGCGGTGGACCTCGCCCTGAAGCGCCGGGGCAAGCTCACGGTGGTTCACAAGGCCAACGTGCTGCCCGTGACCCAGGGCCTGTTCATGGACAGCGTGCTGGAGCAGACGCAGGGCGTGGACGGCCTGAGCACGAACACCATGATCGTGGACAACGCGGCGATGCAGCTTGTCCGCAACCCCTCGCAGTTCGACGTGATGGTCATGACGAACATGTTCGGGGACATCCTCTCCGACCTTGCCGCCGGGCTCGTCGGCGGGCTGGGGATCGCCGCGAGCGGGAACGTGGGCGACCAGTTCGGCATTTTCGAGAGCGTGCACGGCTCGGCCCCCGACATCGCGGGGCAGGGCATCTCCAACCCCACCGCGACCATGCTGGCCTCGGTGCTGATGCTCGACCACATCGGGGCGCACGACGTGGCCCGCCGCATCGACGAGGCCGTGAACACCGTGCTTACCGAGGGGCCGCGCACCCGTGACCTCGGCGGCACCGCCGGGACGAAGGAATTCACCGACGCGGTGATCGCACGGCTGTAA
- a CDS encoding NAD(P)/FAD-dependent oxidoreductase: protein MRVLVVGGGVAGAAVAYFAARGGAQVTVMDAGVHAASHVPSALLNPVRGQSGQVDGRAVEGLALTWALVRELEAAGWSIPHGQEGVLRPVPDERTRAKFARNLPPALPHRWLMPGEFPVPLSPGWPHALLIPEGGWLDGAAFCAALLNASRAEVVRGRATDWDTHSVTLEDGSRRQGDAVVWCGGAVGSGRAGEAGTHRAGTLLTLDCPATTLPVSFGAYLAPGAGGTGVLGATFEAPTPTWQDPTLPADSLRWLLNRGDTLTDLRGVHVTGRWSGTRLSGLVAGRQPDGVWRLSGLGSKGFLLGPLLARHVAGDVLRMGAR, encoded by the coding sequence GTGAGGGTGCTTGTCGTGGGGGGCGGCGTCGCGGGCGCGGCGGTGGCGTATTTCGCGGCGCGGGGCGGGGCGCAGGTGACGGTGATGGACGCCGGGGTTCACGCGGCGAGCCACGTGCCTTCCGCGCTGCTCAACCCGGTGCGCGGGCAATCGGGCCAGGTGGACGGCCGGGCAGTAGAGGGCCTCGCGCTGACCTGGGCGCTGGTGCGCGAGTTGGAGGCAGCAGGCTGGTCCATTCCCCACGGGCAAGAGGGCGTGCTGCGCCCGGTGCCCGACGAGCGCACGCGGGCCAAGTTCGCTCGGAACCTTCCCCCGGCCCTCCCCCACCGCTGGCTGATGCCGGGAGAGTTCCCGGTCCCTCTCTCCCCTGGCTGGCCGCATGCGCTACTCATCCCGGAAGGGGGCTGGCTGGACGGCGCGGCCTTCTGCGCGGCGCTACTGAACGCGAGCAGGGCAGAGGTCGTGCGGGGGCGAGCAACGGATTGGGATACCCACTCGGTCACGCTGGAGGACGGCTCGCGGCGGCAGGGCGATGCGGTGGTGTGGTGCGGCGGCGCGGTGGGGTCGGGCCGGGCGGGCGAGGCGGGAACCCACCGGGCGGGCACGTTGCTCACGCTGGACTGCCCCGCGACCACCCTCCCCGTGAGTTTCGGAGCCTACCTCGCGCCGGGGGCGGGGGGGACAGGCGTGCTGGGGGCGACGTTCGAGGCCCCGACGCCGACGTGGCAGGACCCGACCCTGCCCGCCGATTCACTCCGCTGGCTGCTGAACCGGGGGGACACGCTGACCGACCTGCGTGGGGTGCACGTGACCGGGCGCTGGAGCGGCACCCGGCTCTCTGGGCTGGTGGCAGGGCGGCAGCCGGACGGCGTGTGGCGGCTCTCCGGCCTGGGCAGCAAGGGCTTTTTGCTGGGGCCGCTGCTGGCGCGTCACGTCGCGGGTGACGTTTTGAGGATGGGGGCAAGGTAA
- the mnmD gene encoding tRNA (5-methylaminomethyl-2-thiouridine)(34)-methyltransferase MnmD, whose product MTDADPSPAGAILLTPDGSRTAVSARYGEAYGSRHGAAAQARHVFVEGSGTHAHPTPRVLEVGFGLGVNFRATLAECARRGAPLEYVAYEFDPAPVDLLREVAEGGEGSEHSAWEELLAGWGGPAPLTVRVPGLSLTVRCEDIRTAQLPREWATALYLDGFSPARNPEVWTPEVVGRLASALAPGGVLTTYSAAGHVRRALTGAGLEVERRPGPPGKREHLRAVRR is encoded by the coding sequence ATGACCGACGCCGACCCTTCCCCCGCCGGGGCCATCCTGCTCACGCCCGACGGCTCGCGCACCGCCGTGAGTGCCCGCTACGGCGAGGCGTACGGTTCGCGGCACGGGGCGGCGGCGCAGGCCCGGCACGTGTTCGTGGAGGGAAGCGGGACGCACGCACACCCCACGCCCCGCGTGCTGGAGGTGGGCTTCGGGCTGGGCGTGAACTTCCGGGCGACGCTGGCGGAGTGTGCGCGGCGCGGCGCTCCGCTCGAATACGTGGCCTACGAATTCGACCCCGCGCCCGTGGACCTGCTGCGGGAGGTGGCCGAGGGTGGCGAAGGCTCAGAGCATTCCGCCTGGGAGGAGCTGCTGGCGGGATGGGGTGGACCGGCCCCTCTGACGGTTCGGGTGCCCGGCCTCTCCCTCACTGTCCGGTGCGAGGACATCCGGACGGCGCAGCTTCCTCGGGAGTGGGCCACCGCCCTCTACCTTGACGGGTTCTCACCCGCCCGCAACCCGGAGGTCTGGACGCCGGAGGTGGTGGGGCGGCTGGCCTCGGCCCTCGCGCCGGGGGGCGTGCTGACGACCTACAGCGCCGCCGGGCATGTGCGCCGGGCGCTGACAGGGGCAGGCCTGGAGGTCGAACGCCGTCCCGGTCCCCCCGGCAAACGCGAGCACCTGCGGGCGGTGCGGCGGTGA
- a CDS encoding YsnF/AvaK domain-containing protein yields the protein MDDHRPDQDHLTDAALREREERRELIERLRLHEERALVEVVPETVGAVTIRRVVTERQENVPITLHREHLEITVRENTGGQATLNGEVLEVGRVYELPLYEERALVEKQIYPLNDVVIAKEARVYTQTQEITLRREELAVEDPQGLVRERTMPSPLDPDPTL from the coding sequence ATGGACGACCACAGACCTGACCAAGACCACCTGACCGACGCGGCCCTGCGCGAGCGCGAGGAGCGCCGCGAACTGATCGAGCGCCTGCGCCTGCACGAGGAACGCGCCCTTGTGGAAGTCGTGCCCGAGACGGTTGGCGCCGTCACCATCCGCCGCGTGGTCACCGAGCGGCAGGAGAACGTGCCCATCACCCTGCACCGCGAGCACCTCGAAATCACCGTGCGCGAGAACACCGGGGGGCAGGCCACCCTCAACGGCGAGGTGCTGGAGGTAGGCCGCGTCTACGAGCTTCCGCTGTACGAGGAGCGGGCGCTGGTCGAAAAGCAGATCTACCCCCTGAACGACGTGGTAATCGCCAAGGAAGCCCGCGTCTACACCCAGACCCAGGAAATCACCCTGCGCCGAGAGGAACTCGCCGTGGAGGACCCCCAGGGGCTGGTGCGCGAGCGGACGATGCCCTCGCCCCTCGATCCAGACCCGACGCTCTGA
- a CDS encoding PRC and DUF2382 domain-containing protein, with amino-acid sequence MTQMNLMRLSDLSRDNMYDNAGVYNPSGNTAYGYNNEKIGTVRDALVDPSSGRIRYLILDVGGWFSSKEVVVPVGDARFDDNGVYFDNLTKEQVKNLDEYRYDQTYTDTTFQQNNERVLRAADTDETTYRERAYRTPDRLQLLEERLVVNKERFKAGAVEIGKHVETRQEQVNVGLQREEVVIERHPVTEARPVEGAVLGADSATVRVDLEAERANVDKQAYVVEEVEIGKRTVTDTQTVTETVGREVLDVNKTGEVRLQDGDTTTSTTMTDTDRNNGRR; translated from the coding sequence ATGACCCAGATGAACCTGATGCGCCTGTCCGACCTGAGCCGCGACAACATGTACGACAACGCGGGCGTTTACAACCCCAGCGGCAACACCGCCTACGGGTACAACAACGAGAAGATCGGCACCGTCCGCGACGCGCTGGTGGACCCCAGCAGCGGCCGCATCCGTTACCTGATCCTCGACGTGGGCGGCTGGTTCTCCTCCAAGGAAGTCGTCGTGCCCGTGGGCGACGCCCGTTTCGACGACAACGGCGTGTACTTCGACAACCTGACCAAGGAACAGGTCAAGAACCTCGACGAGTACCGCTACGACCAGACCTACACCGACACCACCTTCCAGCAGAACAACGAGCGCGTGCTCCGCGCCGCCGACACCGACGAGACGACCTACCGCGAGCGGGCCTACCGCACGCCTGACCGCCTCCAGCTGCTCGAAGAGCGCCTGGTCGTCAACAAGGAGCGCTTCAAGGCCGGGGCCGTCGAGATTGGCAAGCATGTCGAGACCCGTCAGGAGCAGGTCAACGTGGGCCTGCAGCGCGAGGAAGTCGTCATCGAGCGTCACCCCGTGACCGAGGCCCGTCCCGTCGAGGGCGCGGTGCTGGGCGCCGACAGCGCGACGGTGCGTGTGGACCTCGAAGCCGAGCGGGCCAACGTCGACAAGCAGGCCTACGTGGTCGAGGAAGTCGAGATCGGCAAGCGCACCGTGACCGACACCCAGACCGTGACCGAGACCGTGGGCCGTGAAGTGCTGGACGTCAACAAGACGGGTGAAGTGCGCCTGCAGGACGGCGACACCACCACCAGCACGACCATGACCGACACCGACCGCAACAACGGTCGCCGCTGA